Genomic window (Aethina tumida isolate Nest 87 chromosome 4, icAetTumi1.1, whole genome shotgun sequence):
TTAAGGACAATCTATAAACTCACACTcatagtataaaattataaatgaaagagGCAAgatcatattaattttgtaatgctACTAATTTctgggaaattaaaatattatgttacataTTCAATCATAGGTGATATACAtttgtgattttattaattctatatttgaaataatgaaaCTGTTGATATTCTGATATCAAATGATTTTTCCCTGACagaatttaaaacagtttttattctGTGAGGATGTGCTGTGTTAAAGCTACTGTATAagcttcaataaataaaacatattgttaataagttagttacattttatttatccataacatttacaattaatacgtTATATtcatttcttagattcttctGGTTTAGACACCTGAAacaatgaaaacaaattaaacatacaCCTATTTGGtgggatattttttaaatattttactgggAATATATGTTTGAGTAAGACTGCGTATTGGAAGAGAATCCAGACTTGTCAATTAGGAACTGGTTTCAGGACAAGGTTCATTTTCAGCGGGGGGGTCACAAGGATCACACTCTGGTTCAATGTCTTCAAAGACATCACACACAATCTCTTCCTTTTCctcattttcttcaatttcgtCAACTCTTTTTGCACTACCACCTTCAATGGGTGAATATGTTTTGCCTACCTGTTGTTGAGTATCTGAAACAAGCGATGTAGCGGTTGATTTCACGGATTCCCAGGCTTCCGTCAGAGAAGTTGGCAGTGATGGAAGGCTGGGCAGTTCTACTGGCGGATCATCTTCACCTactgcatattttaataatttttatattaatttttttcatttaaatacgagatataagaaaaaattatcttatttaatatattgttttcaatttaattatagtcaggtaaatatatatagtagGTTAAAATATCTATCTCCTAATACAAACCTCCTTGTACGAAATTATAGCCAATAGTAACGTATTTTTTGGCCTCATCAAGACCCACTTGGGAATATTCAGCTGCCTCTTTGGGATAGCAAACGGCGGCCATGGCCAAACCTCCAGCCGTCGAATAGATGGTTCTCTTGAACCATCTACCCCTAAGTCCCAATATCAAACCTGCTAGAGCGCCGATGGCGATTGCCCCCGCCCTGGGTACTGTGTTTTCTTCTTTCCTTAGAAAGTCCACAAGTCCTATAAAaatcatacaaaattatacaaaaaactcTTCATATTAGTAGCGAATTAGTATAGTGTCTTTCAAACTTTTTTTTGTTGCGACATTGTTTTAacgatttcaaaatttggtggCCCACAAAGAAAAAGTCaagtttaaaagttatttccttaaatataatgaatgaattgaatgtaaaataaaataatatgtactaCAAAAAAAACAGCACATTTATTAATAGCCTAATTACAAGAACATtggttgaaaattattaaataaattttcctttaaatCAGATATCAATTAATGTATTGTTAACTGAATAGCACATACATTTGTACTggttgtgaaatattttaaattaaaattaagtctcACCATCTAAGTTCTCTTTGGTCTGATTAATTGCGTCCTCCCCCACAGAGGCGTACGCTTTGACTTCATCAACAGCACTTTTGATGGTTTTCCTAACAGTTCCAACATAATCTGCAATAACATCGATTGTGTCATCTTTCTCAGTAATCACAACTTCCTGTTTCTGTTCCGGCTCGTCCACATAAATGGGTAACTGGCTGCGCTTACAGATCAGGTTTGGTTTTGGATCGCAGTTGGTTCCATCCTTGGCAGCAGCTACTGCTGTGGCTGCTGGTACCAAAATCCATCTCAGGGACTGGAATTCAATATAGTCAGTATACGGAACGCTAATAGATGACTAAGCCTTACTCTGCCCGCGTACATTGTTGTTTAAGTTTTTGTTGGGGCCccaaaattatgtaaactGACAGTTATCAGATGACATAGGAAAGAAAGTGAGGTTATGTGCGGTGttgtcaaatttatgtatgatTCTATTATTTGGgcagtttaaatatttggtaatCACGCACGcattttagtttgtttagtttttatgtatttgtttatgtaAGTACCGGTCCCTCACTTATAtgtagtattatttaaatattgaatttagagcgtcaatttaatttattttaacagacCACCAAACTTACCTGGTTATTCACAATAGATGTATGCATTGGGAACTCTTTGGATTACCAAAGCCACAGAAAAATTTTGATGGTAAATGTTATTGTAATTTCATGACATTGATGTTTAGTGacaattattttgtcaatttaaacatttggAACCTTCACCTTCAGAGAGACTTGTTGATTGTTTAACttgttagttttttttttttaaattttattgttttttaaagggTATAATCGGGTTTGTATGAGAAATCTaccatcaaataaaaataattttcagctCTTTACCATAAACTGTTatcgatttaattttttttaataataaaagtcaaaattaatGGATGGCAATTTTGTTCTTCAGTTTATGAAGTAAAAGGCATAAAAAGACAGTTTCATTATCAGTTTCAAAAGGATAATCGATTTTCAAAAACAGAAACAAtactaaaatcaaatttttgaccGCATTGTTAAAAAGTGTATACAGtcaaattttgtcaaaaacagtttttagGCCTCTTTACACTTTacaggaattttaaaatttttttaaagtggtggaacattatgaaaaaaataaaataaaagagatTTTATTTTCTCATAATGCATTTAATCGTAACAAAACTCTTTTATTGGTAgacaatatgtaataaataagtaaattaagaaAGGTATACCTTCCAAACTTTATCATAAAAGTTGGAGCTAGCTAACTCAGCTATCCCAACGTCATATAttgaaagtttcagaacttttTATTATCTGGAAGTTGTTTCACTCTagttaatctaaaaataatgatagaaatgtaattgtgttttatatataactcaaataaatataatatataaattaagaaccggaaattcaatttctataatatcttcaatttttaatttagtccaAGAACAAATGACATCTGACTACTGAAACGAAGTGATATTATcatcatttgaaaaaaatgttttgcgtCTGCATTTTGGAATTGGTGTCATCAGTAGGGAAACGTCAAATACAGCAAGAAAATTGTATGAATTAATGGTGGACCAGTTGGTAATTATTTGTGATGGGACATACTCACCATCGtccagtttttaatttagtttgaatatggatgcacaaaattaactaaCAGATTATTGAAACAAATGAGAAAGCtgctaacaaaaatttattttaaaaaaataatgaatattttaaatatctgtcAAAAGGTatggtttaataatttgtatgactCCTGGATTCGTGACAACTTCTTTGCATCGATTAGGCAAGCTCAGAACTGCATTATCCTCACATCTCTCTCGTCTCTATATCGTGCATAGAGTCATGAACTCACGCTTTGGATAGGGCAAACTTCCATTGCAACCTGAGTTTGATTCATGCCGCCTTCCAGGAGACCCAAAGTCCTTATCGTTTCTTCTCTATGGTAGTTAAATGTCTTCGCttgcatgaataaaattaaaagaaggaattttaatgaaaactataaaatttacagtcctaaaataatttattcgtaAACATAGCAAAATAAGTGATCATTCatattctctaaatttttaaaccaaaaactatgtaaaattattgtcaatagaactgaaaaattatacattttttggtgcaataaattttgcataaaacacattttaaacgtgcttttttatgttctataatttcaaaaatgaaaatattcttgAATAGAAAGGAGTCTGTCTCTAAATACCATTTTTGCCAAACTTTGGGTGTGGACAAAACTGcctgaaaattgattttaactttttaaaaaaatcggaTATCTAGTTGAGATTAATAATGAAAGTATCTTTTTAAGTCTTTTACTCATAGAGCATTGCCATTcataacttttgatttttgctactgaaaaaaaaaaatgaaattgaaaacagtttttttcGAAAAACGTAAGGGTGAAAATTCTTATTTGATGTCAAAACGGTGCGTCAAATTCAATAcccattgtaaattaaatttcagataGGTTtcccataaataaaacaagttggtatttttcattaatagtttattatactactgtggtaaaaaataataaaatcgaaatacATTATCATACATATTGATATCCTAATAAAACTAGCATGCATTCGATAACTAAATTTACACATTCATAAAACAGATCgcgtaataaatataaatatacagccGTAGATCCACAGAGAGCCATACAGAACTATTCCCCTGAGTGGTTGATTCGTATGGGCGTATCTCCGATAGTTAATATAGACAGACAGATAGACAGAGAGATAGATAGaaaggaaaaaatgaaaatttttgattttcgaTTTGCAATTTCGGGTCGCCCCTAACAAACACACTTGCAGCTGGTGCCGCCGCGTGTGGAATCCACCATTGGGGGAATAGTAACTGATATTGTTGTGAAACACAAGTGATCCCCGTCCAGCTACCCTATTAAAGCAGACCCGACTCTGATGAGCCGGCGTTGCGaagtacaataaaacaaattacagaTCGCTTGAATTTAGAATACAtagtttacaatttaattacacatGATTCCAAACGgctctttatatttttacacatgTATTATACAGTTTACAACGTGATAACCAAATGGAATTTACACTTTACATCTTGTTTAGTATCTTTACATCAGTCTGAGGCCACACTGCCAtcttcaaaatgaaaattggcCGTTTTATAACCGATTCTCCCCAAAGccctatttattatatttaataacatctcACTGTTCCATCGGACCGACCGCCGCTTTTACCTTTCTGTACGGTCGAACAACGGCCTCGTACATAAGGGTGTGCCCCTTCTTGAAGAAAGGAGATTAGATAGAATTCTTTCGACAACAAATGATTCCTGGCTTACTTCTTCGGAGATAAtaactaactaaactaaaaaaataagaaaaaaacgtTTGAGATCGAAGCGACAGCGTCCGATAGAAGTGGAGagtggaattaattaattaattatttcacatgataaaattacaattacaaataatttctaagtacaaaaatggattattttacatagtattttattacacaCTATTAAACACTTTACTATATAAATACAtgtgatacaatttaaaaatgattaacatatatacatatcacTAGTGGGGCACATGGGGGAGGGCTGGTCGCAGTTAGTAATGCAGTCCTGTACTAAGGCACCCGTTCCAAAGGGCAACTACCCCAATACACGACCTGACCACTAAATTACAGTTATCCTTAATAAGTGTACAAAGCAAGCTACCTTGGTTTTTTGGAGTGGTCGCGCGTGGAtaagtttttatatcaatGTGGCATTTGTTTGGAAATGTTATGAACGAAActatattacatataatacaaaattgggTACTCTATGTACACATACCAAAGATGACTGGCCAGGCGGAGTCGGATCGACCCGGAAATACCTTACATCCGTTTTGTGTTTCTTGTATGGAACTCTGAATAGTCGTCTATTCGAGATGATTGATTGACCGTCTAAGAAAGATTAATGGGGATTCGAATTGATCGGATATTAAGTTCAAGTTAAGTAGATATTTCCAATGTCGAAGCGACTCCGCCTTCGCACAGCAAACGGCTCAAGCCGACGTGTCGCGCGCTTCACCTCTGATCGCATCGCGTTCGttctttcataataaatttcccGTAAATctaatatcttacaaaatagAGTCGGTATCAATAGTCcgcaatttatattaaaaatacaatgtacaaattaatattttacaaagtaCAAGGTACTTGacactttaaataatacataaataatattcgttcgctaattataattacaaattttacaaaatcgtTCGCAGGCTTTGTACACGTGGGGGATGGGGGCTTGAAATACGTGCGCGAGCGTCTGGTGAAGCGTCGAGACGGGGCGACTGCGGTCTGCCGTTCTGCCGTTCGCGAGTGTTTTTGTTCTAATGCTATTCagaatttgtttattcttttCTTTCGACTTGACTTgcagatatattttgttacctgtgtgtatgtatgtatgagAGGTTTGCTTATTTTTagcatcattattattattcttacatatatctatttaaatagtttcctGTCTTTTAGTCGACGACTTATGATACAGTGTATGTATATGCGCgtggtatatattataatggtGTCGTGTACGTGTGTGACATAATTTCTACACAGATTAGCTCAAAAACacgtaaattacattaaaacagtcataaatgcaattaaattaacattatcttcatattattaataatggaaTTTACGAAAAAACTGtacaattattacaattacattttacattatttgaatactttttttttatacagtgTCGGCTGAAAAGTCCACGTCAAACTGTCAAAAATGTTGTTTGAGTCGAATTTGTGGAAAACTTAAATCTATCTACTTTTATAAACAGTTAAAAGTTGTTTGTTTAGATGTTGGCCGACTTTAAAACAAGCGAAAATCACCgcacataaaataaagttctgaTGAGAACCTCTCGTTGTTTCCGCGGACTTTTTCGGGCACCCTGTATACGAATTAAAAAGAAACGTGCCATCAAATTCTACTTTATATAATTCCTACAATTGTAGcttaaatattagtaacaGCTGGTTAATTTGTCTAAATaccaagattttttttttaatattccaaacAAACCGTTATGTGTAAACCGTCTGTCGATggcctttattaattttttcatgacCGGTCAACGTCAGGCGGCATCGCTTTTAATAACACGAtagaatctaatttaaattactaatttcatttttttgttttataaagacCTAACTACTATAAATGCAACGTCGTGTTTTATGTGTAAATGCagttgatattattaaaaattgtttgaaaatttgaaaagttgAAAAAGTTCGTAGTAGCAAGAGCTGGTTGTCGGTCACACGAACCTTGTATGTCGGTGTCGCGTTCTGAAAGCAATGcacaacatttattaatatcaaatggTATTATTTCctcatttgttgtttaatgaaTTGTTTGTTAGTTGCTTTCGGAAATCAATAAATAGCTTCACCGATTAATTCGTGTTCGACTACCGCTGCTCtctgtgatttatttattattatttcaattgtttgtaattaagAACATTAAGAAGATTAGACGTTTAAATGGCATGAcatgtgtgtatgtgtgtgtgtgtggatgCGCGTGCGTGTATTTGTGTAGATTTACGGGGGTGGTCGATGGTGAAACTTGAAAAAGAACTGATTGGGATGAACTCGacaattgttttgtttgtttttattttcgtttaatGTTTGATGATGTTCAAATCTATTTTCCTGAGGACCTTATCACATTATGAACGTACTGTCAAGGAGGATAAAAGTCTAGTAATGTGCTATTAATTTTCGGGTTCGCACAAGTTTccggtttatttaatttataatttagccCTTAATCCAATATTTACACCTTTTGtcactttaaattttccaaCCATTCATCCGAGAGCAACgctaaaaagattaaaataaaatttgagattcgtttcaaaaaaattgtttatacaaCCACAAGGTTTGCTTGTCTGGGAGACTCATCAAATGAACATGTATGATACTGTctgaaaattgtttgtttgccTCTTGCTTTATTGGCCCAATACCGAAatgaattaatcaattaattaaaaaagtaatcgaGTTTTGCGTACTCGAACCAAACCATCCATCATCAAACCAGCAAAAAGAAAACgagaaattatattgtataacaACTATTCTAGATAAACTAATGATCGTAATAAGGAAAATAAAGTAGTTAATAAAATCGTAAAACAAAAGCCAAGCAACGTAACAATGAAGATTGATGCGagacaaaatacataaattacaacTATAATACAGACATTTTATGTATACACGATATAATCCTAGCTATACTAAACCTTacgcaaaaaaataaaaaaatatgaaaaaaaaaaagaaaattaaatatgcaaatttgCGGAGGACCGAGCCAAGGTCGCTGCATCCCGCGACACTAATCGGACCTCGAATCGTATtcgaaaaaattaatgcatttaaaaaacgttaaattaaagaaaaattaatgaaaaaatactgGAACCGTACGGGCCACGCGACTCGGCGGCCCGTAATTGGTCGAAAACTTAAAAAGCAACTGTACTTACAATTGCACCGAGAGAGTTTCGAAATTAGTGGCTGAGGGtttgtaaaaacaatagaaaccGCATCGCTTTTCTGCGATTCGACAAATCCGCACCATACAAGTCAAAAACTCGCTCGGCACTTGAAAACGAAGTCGGAAACGAACCACTGTCGTTTTTGTTTAGTTTCCGCGCCCGGACGAAACAAATAACTAGCTGGTTGGTGTGCGCCCCATTGTCCGTCCGTCGCGCGGAGCTCGCGTACTCCTCGTCTAGAGCACGCCGTTGGTCGGCGGACCGATCGGTCCTAATTCGCCGCCTATGGAGCCCATCGAACCGGGCGCCTTCATGAAGTACTTCTCCAACTTGGCGATTATGTGTTTGCCGTACGTGTACTTGCGCAGTGAGTTCAAGTGCGGGCGAATCTTGTGCATCAGCACCTTGCGCTGGGTCGGCTCGCTCACGTCGATCATCTTCTGGACCACGTAGTTGGCGTACTGGTCCTTCATCATGACGTGCAATGCGCTGAAACAGACACAACGAGTCAGTTATTATAGATCAGGGTGTGGAGGTGGGTAGCAACGTACTTGTCGTTAAATCCGCAAACTTCCTCGATAAGTAGAGCCCTCTCAGCCCGGGTGGCGTGCGTCACGCACTTTTCCACCACATTGCTGGCGAATTTGTGTTGGCTCAAGACCAGCACTTTGCCCCTCACGTTGTTTATTAACTGTGACTTGTCCTCGGGTTTGCCGTGTTCTGAAACAGTCgcgaaataacaataaaataattaaattgtaatgtgGAAATCTTACCGAGCACGTGTTGGATGACATAGTTTCCAAACTGGTCCTGGATCAGTTGATCGGTGTGCTGATGTAATTCAGCCAAAATGGGGGCGGTCTGTTCGGGTGTACAGTGCTCGAGGATGCGTTGGATTACGCGACATCCGTAAGGGTGGGTCGACAGAGTGTAGACTTGTCCGGAAAAGGACTGGATGATGAACTGCAAAATGGTTAAGAAGTCAGACTATTTGTCGCCTACACTACTGGAAATCCAAATAGTGCATGAAATGGAGCCAACGTACACTCACCTGCAATGCATTCGGATCGACGCACTCGATACACTTCTGGACGACGTGGTTGCCGTTTTGATCTTTGACACACTTCAACACATGTCCGTCCAATTCCCTGACGATCTCCTGCTGTTGTTCAGCAGGTATCGATTCGAGTGCCTTCTGAATAACTCGGCAGCCGTACATCTGCAACGCCAATGGCAATACGTGTCCGCGCACCTTTTGTGCCAGCGTGGTCTTCTGTTCGGGGGTGCCGAACTCGAAGAACTTCTGAATCACGTAGTTGCCGAACACATCGGTCATCAGGTTGTAGGCGGCTGACAAGATCTCGTTGAACACCATCTGCTTCTCGTTGGTGGTCGCGCGCTCCAGCTTTTGCTGTATGAAACGCGAACCGTGCTGGTCCTGCGAGAACTCGACGATGTGATTGGCGAGATCCCTCAACTGCAAGTTCGGGTAGCGGTTGTTGCGGAAGTCCTCCAGCAGACGGGAACGACCTTGTGGGCCCTTGTCTAATGCGCTCGGTACTGCGGTGAGCGACGAGTTGATCTTGGTGAAGAGGGAATTGGTGGAGCCGAACATTGCGTTTGCCGACAAACCGGCCGCAAccgaatttctataaaataacatacatgtatgtaataaatgtaacaataattgtgttgttttattaCGTACCTGTATTTAGCTTCCGCTCCGGGAGCCGCAGACAACACTCTGGATGTTACAAGGCCGCCTAGTTGCAGCGGGGCAGAAGGTGGAGGCGTTAAACTGCCACCTCCGGCCAACGGACTGGGACTACTGCCTATGTTGTACGAGGGCCATTTTTGTCTGTAATCCAGCGACGGTGAAAACGCAGATGTGTTCCTGTCGAAGGAATCTCTTCTGCCAGTCGCGGTGCTGCTCAGACCCAATCCACTCAGGTTATCTGTATGAAAGAGTGCCCTAATTAGTTTGGGAAGGATGCTCGAGAAGCAGCAGATTATTTACAAAAGCGTGTGAGCGAATGATAATGAACTTTCGTTCGATTCATGTCAGAAGAAAGACAACGTGATGATATATACtgtacaattttatacaactttttacaaattctgACTTGGATCTCTCGAAACTGCGACGGCTCCTCTTCGAAAgacaattaattagtaatggaTGGTGATCCCCTACCTGTGTGAAGAGAGGTCGTCGTGGCAGACGATCCGATGTTGCCCAATGATGAACTGCCGAATGGGGCAGATGGGGGCGCTGCGTGCAAGGTCTGGAACAGGCCCGAACCGACACCTTGGGCCACACCTAGCCGACACCAGCAGTTAGTAAGATAGACAGACAGACACACCATGTAATGTGTTGGTTAATTATGAAACGAATTTATGGAATTAATTCCATATACACATATATATTGTtagattttcattttatcaaCCGTTTTAAACGTTCACTGTTTGATAAAAACGGAAAATGTCTCATGTATGAGATTTAAAGTAATCATACGGTGTAGTGAGTGAATTATTTATGCGTTCTTTGATCACTAATGCAACAACGCATTACTTACTCACTCTTGAGAAATGACTTCATAACTTGGAAGGTTCGTATCCAATCGGAAAATTGCAATTGCGACCATTTCTACGGTTACGGCATcatgaaatatgtaatatctagcgcaatatttatttgtcgCTTGTGGCTTGTACCGTAAGCTGCATGAAAGATGATCGTCATTACAAGTCTGTTGAATAATGAATGCGCTGTGGTAAGTGTAAGGTTAGTGTTGCATATATACCGGTACATCTCAATTGCCTTTAAGGTTTtactatgtaaaatttattatgcgTTAAACATATCAAAGACATTAATAACACTATTATCATTTTACTGTATCGATTGCTATCAATATTTATCTctcttttgaaataaattacaaaatgttaaCAACACCTGGGAACAAACTTAAATTTCTGTACAAAAATTACAACTATacaatatacacattttttcgACTTTCACTACAGTGTTGATAATTTCAGCTGCTCACCCCGGGAAAGGGTCATGGGATAATTAATTGTGACACCGGATTAAGACTGTGGAAACTTTGAAGACGTCGTTTTCGTTTGCATGTTTTAAAGTGTAATTCAAGGAAACGGCATGAATCTCGAACGGGGATTGAGTGGGAGGAGGCGGCAGATTTTCGCCCAGACACAAAACTTAAATTGCATCTTTATCATGGAAATTGCCGGTCGGATGCTATGTAAATGTCGGAGACGGCGTAAATTTGTTGACTTCCGTTCTCTAATTCCCTTTTTATGCGAATGTAAAAAGCGTGTTGCTGAATGTGTATGTACAAATTAGTGTTGCATTAATAATGTGCCGTAAAACCACCACCAAACGAACGTTTAGAAATTGGAGAGCAACGAGTGTTCTGCGGATACTTACCACCGAGGGTACCGCCGTTGACCGAGGTGTTGACGTTGGCAGTACCGTAGATGCTCTGCGGCGTGTTCGTGTACAAGGAGGCGGCTGCTGCTGCTGCCGCAGCCGCTTGCGTTTGCCTTCCAGCGGCGGCAGCGGCTTGCGCCGGCTGTACAAGAACGGGGGCGGGGCTGACGAGGCGCATGGGGGTGCCGTTGCGCATCGCGGCTGCGCCCTGCGCCATGAGGATCGGTGCTGCGCTCTGGTCGTAGTACGGCACGATGTAGCCACCCGGAACTTGAGGCTGGAAGGGAAATATCCATCGTATTTACACTATTTATAATGTACAACATTTGTAAAGGCATCTAACTCAATTATGAtctattttgagatatttttacaAGTACAAAATGTGTGTGGCGTTTtaactatatataacatacaaCTTCTAATTTCGAttagttgtcaaaattttaatggattcGTTAAAATTGCtctgtacataaatatttagatgtcatctttttattacttttatatacaatatgttaAATGTATTCACACAATAGTtatgtaataagaaatttataacataGCAATAAATCTGCTTTGACACGCAATACTTTTTGAAAACGATTCAATCAATTAGTATTAGTGCGCtttgtatgtaaatatatacgaCTGGCATAAGTGTTATAAGATTGcgaaacgaaattactttCCAAAAGATTTATTGCTAGATTTTGGTACATGAGAGGGAAACGaatttaactgttaaaatatacaatttgagTCAAATACCTGCACTTGCTGTTGCGCCTCGGCGGTCCCGTTGGGGGTGAGCGGTCTACGCGCCCCATTGCTGGCGCCCTGCTGGATGAGGTTGGCGGGCGGTGCCGGGTAGACCCACGGACCAACGCCGTAATACTGTGGCACGCCGGCAGTTATCAGATAGGGTTCCTGTTGTGGGTTCAGCACGTAGGGCGCCTGCGGGAAGGCGGCGGCCTGCTGCTGCTGCGCCAGGTACTGCTGCTGCTGTTGCTGTTGGAGGAGCTGCAGCTGGGCGGCGTTCGGTGTCGGCTGTTGCGACTGTTGAGATCGGAAGAGTTGCTGCAATGATTTAATGAAGGTTAGGAGATGTTTTGAATGCGACGGCCATTTGTATCTGGGTGATTTCAGATTATGAATAGAAAGTGCACGCTTTACATACTTAATTAAGTTACGAAGACAAACACGCATAATAAATGTCCCGATTCTagattagatttaatttatgcgTTGCATTGTGTGAGTGCAGAGAAGGTTCCCTGTAGTTTGGAGAGCACACTTCGTAATGCCGAGATGGGTTTTAATAAGTACACTTAACCGAGGTCCTAACGAGTTTGTTGAGTGCCATCATGAAGGTAATTATGTTAAGGTAGTTGGCCTATTTTCGGTGGTTTCCCGCATCTGTCCAGAAGAGCGTTAACTAGGAAAAACTGAGGCCTGAATTCTCACCAATAAAAAGTACAATAAATCTAGTCGAGGACATTAGTTTTCCTCCCCTTATTTTTGTGTATCGTGCCAGGGGCCGTTCTTTCTCCGAGTGCGTTACCATTCGCATTGATTTGTTCGCCGCGTCCGATTGTTTTCTCATCAAACACTCGAATaggaattggaaattgaatttCACGTTTCGAGACAACCCCAGGACGGGACTACTTCAAGGACGCCACAACGAAATacaaatatggatatttatttacataaatcggAGTGACACACATTACAATGTACAGAGCGAAGCCTTGATGATTAGATAATGGGATATTATTCCCAGGAAACATCTCAAGAACTCGAACGTCTTTCCGATGTACGTTTGTTTGCCGAAAATGTCAATAAGGTtcgtgacaaaaatatta
Coding sequences:
- the LOC109606251 gene encoding pumilio homolog 2-like isoform X3; this encodes MKWLGSGEGDGIIKVEMDRGPHRTQDDAAVGYVFQRAPDPEFHQYGPKQLRWAHGDDSIIDNHDKWKYPTANNTKVETSPQAAVAAAMSYMGGGGGGGSQNSAGGVPNLYDLGQSKSMGGPPPEHLVYMSAAAAGQMQGGGMALHPSALHHLNQSMPPQQQLPSMRHTVQHQIAPAAKKLWGLEAKNDKSLALNRLNHDGVWRDPTWAAPVEHPVSAPLAMSRSRGGFAGDTGNILSPRGSDNGGLGVKMVEYVLGTSPTGKDNIGSLEPRIRVLQLDDKDKDKPQSPKEECVNGQPVQNGQVGDDDKCFKYPVCSRTPGSRQPSPAEEELNKNGMTLVPGAALVLKPQEELGPQHLAHHLPPHLAPHLGVTLAESVNQQFEHFAEPTQQQQAAYDQQQQQHQYPPPPPQPHQVDSAVLQQQQHNFDVQQLFRSQQSQQPTPNAAQLQLLQQQQQQQYLAQQQQAAAFPQAPYVLNPQQEPYLITAGVPQYYGVGPWVYPAPPANLIQQGASNGARRPLTPNGTAEAQQQVQPQVPGGYIVPYYDQSAAPILMAQGAAAMRNGTPMRLVSPAPVLVQPAQAAAAAGRQTQAAAAAAAAASLYTNTPQSIYGTANVNTSVNGGTLGGVAQGVGSGLFQTLHAAPPSAPFGSSSLGNIGSSATTTSLHTDNLSGLGLSSTATGRRDSFDRNTSAFSPSLDYRQKWPSYNIGSSPSPLAGGGSLTPPPSAPLQLGGLVTSRVLSAAPGAEAKYRNSVAAGLSANAMFGSTNSLFTKINSSLTAVPSALDKGPQGRSRLLEDFRNNRYPNLQLRDLANHIVEFSQDQHGSRFIQQKLERATTNEKQMVFNEILSAAYNLMTDVFGNYVIQKFFEFGTPEQKTTLAQKVRGHVLPLALQMYGCRVIQKALESIPAEQQQEIVRELDGHVLKCVKDQNGNHVVQKCIECVDPNALQFIIQSFSGQVYTLSTHPYGCRVIQRILEHCTPEQTAPILAELHQHTDQLIQDQFGNYVIQHVLEHGKPEDKSQLINNVRGKVLVLSQHKFASNVVEKCVTHATRAERALLIEEVCGFNDNALHVMMKDQYANYVVQKMIDVSEPTQRKVLMHKIRPHLNSLRKYTYGKHIIAKLEKYFMKAPGSMGSIGGELGPIGPPTNGVL